The following proteins are encoded in a genomic region of Mahella australiensis 50-1 BON:
- the mraY gene encoding phospho-N-acetylmuramoyl-pentapeptide-transferase: protein MHSDIIYAVIIAFIICLISGPIIIPMLRRWRFGQVVREEGPKTHLAKTGTPTMGGVFMVPAIIIAAFLAAQGNYEMMLVAVLITLGYGLIGFIDDFIKVAMRRSLGLRAYQKLIGQIGIALIFAIYAANNPDIGTAWRIPFSETQWNLGWLFIPITVFVVVGTTNSVNLTDGIDGLAASVTLVVAATFALIYNAFGTIESAQGQAYVAVNMHNMAVYAGAVAGGCLGFLLFNTHPAKVFMGDTGSMALGGAVAAMAVISRSPLFLIIMGGIYVAEAVSVILQVVYFKLTGGKRIFKMTPIHHHFELSGMPEGRVVAFFTMAAIVLNLIAILAF from the coding sequence ATGCATAGCGATATAATATATGCTGTGATAATAGCTTTTATTATATGCCTGATAAGCGGGCCGATAATAATACCTATGCTGAGACGTTGGAGATTTGGGCAGGTTGTAAGGGAAGAAGGCCCAAAAACCCATCTTGCTAAAACAGGCACGCCTACCATGGGCGGAGTATTTATGGTGCCTGCCATTATTATAGCGGCCTTTTTGGCGGCTCAGGGTAATTATGAGATGATGCTGGTGGCTGTGCTGATTACACTGGGCTATGGCCTTATAGGATTTATAGACGATTTCATAAAGGTGGCGATGAGGCGTTCGCTCGGTTTACGCGCATATCAAAAGCTGATAGGCCAGATAGGTATAGCACTGATATTTGCTATATACGCTGCTAACAACCCAGACATAGGCACGGCGTGGCGTATACCATTTTCTGAAACTCAATGGAACCTCGGCTGGTTGTTTATACCAATTACGGTATTTGTGGTGGTGGGAACAACCAACAGCGTAAACCTTACAGATGGCATTGATGGCCTCGCTGCCAGCGTTACCCTGGTAGTAGCTGCGACTTTCGCCCTGATATATAACGCATTTGGTACCATAGAGAGCGCACAGGGTCAGGCGTATGTAGCAGTGAATATGCACAATATGGCCGTATATGCGGGGGCTGTAGCCGGTGGCTGCCTGGGATTTTTACTTTTCAATACTCATCCGGCCAAAGTGTTTATGGGTGATACAGGCTCCATGGCATTAGGAGGGGCTGTGGCTGCTATGGCGGTAATATCCAGGTCACCGCTTTTTCTGATTATAATGGGTGGCATATACGTTGCCGAGGCCGTGTCTGTAATATTGCAGGTGGTATATTTTAAGCTGACTGGTGGTAAACGCATATTCAAAATGACACCGATACACCACCATTTTGAGCTGTCAGGCATGCCGGAGGGCAGGGTGGTGGCGTTTTTCACTATGGCGGCTATCGTGCTGAACCTCATAGCCATATTGGCATTTTAA
- a CDS encoding UDP-N-acetylmuramoyl-tripeptide--D-alanyl-D-alanine ligase, translating to MKLTVSEVIEATGGQLIAGDKWRIINGVSTDSRTVKPGQLFIALIGERYDGHDFIDNAVTNGASAVMLSKDTADWDIPIIKVEDTLEALKRLAAYYRRMFYLTVVAITGSSGKTTTKEFIYAVLSQKYNVLKNRGNLNNQIGLPLTVFDINPHHQYAVLEMGMSALGEIHDLADIARPHIGVITNIGLSHIEKLGNQQNILRAKLELFDFFGDNDVAVLNGDDPLLCTLHSVLPCRVLYFSTRGKGDIKVLNIRLYKNGYYCYTAVLPDGQREDIYLNIAGFHNVYNSLAAVLVGMEANVPLKQIKAGIESLYDTPQRLRMFQIYPDIQLIDDTYNANPDSMRAAIEVLCDLDSARKIAVLGDMLELGGIAETAHTELGRIVAQKRIDVLVTVGRLAHFIADGAEASGMDAHNIYRFNSNDDAISWLDEHITHGDAILIKGSHGMHMDEIVKYLQEHDEGAKNA from the coding sequence GTGAAGCTTACTGTTTCCGAGGTAATAGAAGCGACCGGCGGCCAACTGATTGCCGGTGATAAATGGCGTATTATAAACGGTGTATCCACCGACAGTAGGACGGTGAAGCCTGGTCAATTGTTCATTGCCCTGATAGGAGAACGGTATGACGGCCATGACTTTATAGACAACGCTGTGACAAATGGAGCGTCGGCAGTGATGCTTAGCAAGGATACAGCGGATTGGGATATACCGATAATAAAGGTAGAGGATACGCTTGAGGCGCTCAAACGCCTGGCGGCTTATTACAGGCGCATGTTTTACCTTACGGTAGTTGCCATAACCGGTAGCAGTGGCAAGACGACTACTAAGGAGTTTATATATGCCGTGCTCAGCCAAAAATACAACGTATTGAAAAATCGCGGCAACCTGAATAATCAGATAGGATTGCCGCTTACTGTATTCGATATAAATCCGCATCATCAATATGCCGTATTGGAGATGGGCATGAGCGCATTAGGCGAGATACACGACCTTGCAGACATAGCGCGGCCGCACATAGGAGTCATAACCAATATAGGCCTTTCACATATAGAGAAATTGGGCAATCAACAAAATATATTGCGCGCTAAGCTCGAATTGTTTGATTTCTTCGGCGACAATGACGTTGCTGTATTAAACGGTGATGATCCGCTGCTGTGTACATTGCATAGCGTCTTACCATGTCGTGTACTCTACTTTAGCACACGAGGTAAAGGTGATATCAAGGTTTTGAATATACGGCTTTATAAAAACGGCTATTACTGTTATACGGCGGTACTGCCCGATGGCCAAAGAGAGGATATATATCTCAATATAGCCGGTTTTCATAATGTGTATAACAGCTTGGCTGCGGTGTTGGTTGGAATGGAGGCAAATGTACCGTTAAAACAGATAAAGGCAGGCATAGAGAGCCTTTACGATACGCCTCAACGTTTGAGGATGTTTCAGATATACCCGGATATACAGCTTATAGACGATACATATAATGCCAACCCTGACTCGATGAGAGCAGCTATAGAAGTGCTATGCGATTTAGACAGCGCCAGAAAAATAGCGGTATTGGGAGATATGCTGGAATTGGGAGGGATAGCCGAGACGGCGCATACCGAATTGGGACGCATAGTGGCACAAAAAAGGATAGACGTATTGGTAACAGTGGGCCGCCTGGCGCATTTTATAGCCGATGGGGCTGAGGCGTCCGGCATGGACGCACATAATATCTATCGGTTTAATTCTAATGATGATGCCATATCATGGCTGGATGAACATATAACGCATGGCGACGCGATATTGATAAAGGGGTCGCATGGCATGCACATGGATGAAATAGTGAAATACTTGCAAGAGCATGACGAAGGAGCAAAGAATGCATAG
- a CDS encoding UDP-N-acetylmuramoyl-L-alanyl-D-glutamate--2,6-diaminopimelate ligase, whose translation MELIKLLNDIEYYTVNGDVHLDIKNICYDSRKVTPGSLFVAIEGFKTDGHRFIRQAIDNGAVAVVVTRDVPLPDGVSVVKVEDSRLSLAALSRAFYDYPDKQLHLIGVTGTNGKTSVTYMVKSILEQSGRKVGLIGTIQNMIGDVVLHTERTTPESSDLYALFRQMADGGIQDVVMEVSSHSLALNRVAGCRFDIGIFTNLTEDHLDFHSNMDDYFAAKLKLFQNSGLIATNVDDSYGVKLKDMFVSKTVYTYGIEREAHVTASNILSDAKGSTFDIDICGDRRPVIINIPGRFSVYNALAAAAACYAMGVSADDISKGLQALKSVPGRFEVLGTDTDFTVIIDYAHTPDGLENILKSVKDIAKGRVIALFGCGGDRDAAKRPIMGEIGGRYADFCILTSDNPRSEDPMAIIRQIEEGIRKTHCPYIVIENRRQAIKYGLQTARKDDILLLAGKGHETYQILKDKTIHFDEREVVRELLEDEKQ comes from the coding sequence ATGGAATTGATAAAGTTATTAAATGATATAGAGTATTATACTGTAAACGGAGATGTTCATTTAGATATAAAAAATATATGCTATGATTCGCGCAAGGTCACGCCGGGGTCTTTATTTGTAGCAATAGAAGGTTTTAAAACCGATGGACATCGGTTTATACGCCAAGCTATAGACAACGGTGCCGTAGCTGTAGTGGTAACCCGTGATGTTCCACTGCCCGATGGTGTATCGGTAGTAAAGGTTGAGGACAGCCGTTTGTCGTTGGCTGCCTTGTCGCGTGCCTTTTATGACTATCCGGATAAGCAGCTGCATCTTATAGGGGTGACTGGTACGAACGGCAAGACCAGCGTGACATATATGGTCAAATCCATATTGGAGCAAAGCGGGCGAAAGGTAGGCCTTATAGGTACCATACAGAATATGATAGGCGATGTGGTACTGCATACCGAACGCACTACGCCTGAATCGTCCGATTTATATGCCTTATTCAGGCAAATGGCCGATGGTGGCATACAGGACGTGGTTATGGAGGTTTCATCGCATTCGCTGGCATTGAACAGGGTAGCCGGTTGTCGATTTGATATAGGAATATTTACCAATTTAACCGAGGATCATTTGGACTTCCATAGCAATATGGATGATTATTTTGCTGCTAAGCTAAAATTATTTCAAAATAGCGGGCTTATAGCGACTAATGTAGACGATTCCTATGGTGTCAAACTAAAGGACATGTTTGTTTCCAAAACCGTATATACGTATGGAATAGAGCGTGAAGCGCATGTGACAGCCTCTAACATACTCAGCGATGCTAAAGGTTCTACTTTTGATATTGATATATGCGGCGATAGAAGGCCGGTTATAATAAATATACCCGGCCGTTTCAGCGTATATAATGCGTTGGCGGCAGCAGCAGCATGCTATGCCATGGGCGTATCTGCGGATGATATATCGAAGGGCCTGCAAGCACTCAAGAGCGTACCTGGTCGATTTGAAGTGCTGGGCACCGACACTGATTTTACAGTTATCATCGATTATGCTCATACGCCCGATGGTTTAGAAAATATACTGAAATCGGTCAAAGATATAGCCAAGGGCCGCGTGATAGCGCTATTCGGCTGCGGAGGAGACAGGGATGCCGCTAAGAGGCCGATAATGGGTGAAATAGGCGGCAGGTACGCCGACTTTTGTATACTGACATCCGATAATCCAAGAAGCGAGGATCCTATGGCTATTATAAGGCAGATTGAGGAAGGCATACGCAAAACTCACTGCCCTTATATTGTTATAGAAAATCGCCGCCAAGCCATAAAATATGGGCTGCAAACGGCGCGAAAAGATGATATACTATTGTTGGCCGGTAAAGGCCATGAGACGTATCAGATATTGAAGGATAAAACCATACATTTTGATGAGCGCGAGGTAGTTCGTGAGCTATTGGAGGACGAAAAGCAGTGA
- the murD gene encoding UDP-N-acetylmuramoyl-L-alanine--D-glutamate ligase gives MELKDKRILIIGMALSGIAAAKVLYRHGAHIILNDIKEQCELGDALNQLEGIKAEYAFGAEPDELLERCDMAIVSPGVPFDKPFVKKARSLGIELIGEVELAYRLSNVPIAAITGTNGKTTTTALTGHIFKLAGVNTFVCGNIGMPMISAIEQYGPGDVVVAEISSFQLESIRYFKPHVSAILNITEDHLNRHGTFDNYIAIKSRIFMNQGPDDYVVLNMDNEPCRQLIELPNAHVLPFSRKQELDEGAMVKDNYIICRLNSREDKICRVNDIKIPGKHNLENALASAAIAYAMGIGPDVIAQGLRTFEGVEHRIEFVDEIDGVRFINDSKGTNPDAAVKAIEAVDGPIILIAGGMDKHADFTGFIEAFDSKVKALVLLGETADQIASAARRMGFDNIYKVHSLQEAVEQAWHLSSAGDCILLSPACASWDMFDNFEQRGMVFKEAVRKLRR, from the coding sequence ATGGAGTTGAAGGATAAACGTATATTGATAATAGGTATGGCTTTGAGTGGTATAGCGGCTGCTAAAGTATTATACCGCCATGGTGCTCATATAATATTAAATGACATAAAAGAACAATGTGAACTCGGCGATGCTTTGAACCAACTGGAAGGCATAAAGGCCGAATACGCTTTCGGAGCAGAACCGGATGAACTGCTGGAAAGATGTGATATGGCAATAGTCAGTCCGGGCGTGCCATTTGATAAACCATTTGTAAAAAAAGCCCGCTCATTGGGTATAGAATTGATTGGTGAAGTGGAACTGGCTTACAGGTTATCCAACGTGCCTATAGCGGCTATTACCGGTACTAATGGGAAGACTACTACCACTGCATTGACCGGCCATATATTCAAACTGGCAGGTGTGAATACATTTGTATGCGGAAATATCGGTATGCCCATGATATCGGCCATAGAGCAGTATGGGCCGGGTGACGTGGTTGTAGCCGAGATAAGCAGCTTTCAGCTGGAAAGCATAAGGTATTTCAAGCCACATGTAAGCGCTATATTGAATATAACGGAGGATCATTTAAACCGTCACGGCACATTTGATAACTATATCGCGATCAAAAGTCGGATTTTCATGAATCAGGGACCGGACGATTACGTAGTGCTCAATATGGACAATGAACCGTGTCGGCAACTGATAGAATTACCAAATGCTCATGTCCTGCCTTTCAGCCGCAAGCAGGAGCTGGACGAAGGCGCTATGGTAAAAGATAATTATATAATATGCAGGCTTAATAGCAGAGAGGATAAAATATGCCGGGTCAATGACATAAAAATACCGGGCAAGCACAATTTGGAGAATGCTTTGGCATCGGCTGCCATTGCTTATGCTATGGGGATAGGGCCTGATGTTATAGCGCAAGGTTTGCGTACATTTGAAGGTGTGGAGCACCGCATAGAGTTTGTCGATGAAATAGACGGCGTGCGGTTTATAAATGATTCTAAAGGCACCAATCCCGATGCTGCCGTTAAAGCCATAGAAGCGGTAGACGGTCCTATAATACTAATAGCTGGTGGTATGGATAAACATGCCGATTTCACCGGCTTTATAGAGGCATTTGACAGTAAAGTCAAGGCGTTGGTGTTGCTGGGCGAGACGGCCGATCAAATAGCTTCTGCGGCCCGACGTATGGGATTTGACAACATATACAAAGTACACTCTTTGCAAGAGGCTGTAGAGCAGGCATGGCATTTATCATCAGCAGGTGATTGCATTTTACTATCGCCGGCTTGCGCCAGTTGGGATATGTTTGATAATTTCGAACAACGCGGGATGGTATTCAAAGAGGCAGTCAGAAAATTGAGGAGGTAG